The following proteins are co-located in the Deinococcus aquaedulcis genome:
- a CDS encoding quinone oxidoreductase family protein encodes MSPASFAVIVAEHGGPEVLRWQARALPQPGPGQVRVRVEATGVNYADVLSRRGGYGPGAPLPFVPGLDAAGTVDALGEGVDGLVLGTRVACFTAGGSYATHVLAPAAFCLPLPPGVTPGQAAALVPLSTAYGVLQAAGVQAGETVLIHAAGGGVGHLAVQLARARGARVLAVVGGEARAGFVRGLGADAVVDRHAQDFVALTLDLTGGRGADVILDSVGGETAERGLGCLARFGRLVTYGHAGGRPGLIPTAPLHREGRSVIGYSGGTLRQHRPGQARQTAQAALEALARGEVQVHSPLALPLAQASGAHQQVEAGGVCGRVTLLP; translated from the coding sequence ATGAGCCCCGCTTCATTTGCCGTCATCGTGGCAGAACACGGAGGCCCCGAGGTGCTGCGCTGGCAGGCCCGGGCGCTGCCCCAGCCGGGCCCCGGGCAGGTGCGGGTGCGTGTGGAGGCCACGGGCGTGAACTACGCCGATGTGCTGTCCCGGCGCGGCGGCTACGGCCCCGGCGCCCCGCTGCCGTTTGTCCCGGGGCTGGACGCCGCCGGCACCGTGGACGCGCTGGGTGAGGGGGTTGACGGGCTGGTGCTGGGCACGCGGGTGGCCTGCTTCACGGCTGGCGGCAGCTACGCCACGCATGTGCTGGCGCCGGCCGCGTTCTGCCTTCCCCTTCCGCCCGGGGTCACCCCTGGGCAGGCCGCCGCCCTGGTGCCCCTGTCCACGGCGTACGGGGTGCTGCAGGCTGCTGGCGTGCAGGCCGGCGAAACGGTCCTGATTCACGCGGCCGGGGGCGGAGTGGGGCACCTGGCTGTGCAACTGGCCCGGGCGCGGGGCGCGCGGGTGCTGGCGGTGGTGGGCGGCGAGGCCCGCGCCGGGTTCGTTCGTGGCCTGGGGGCGGACGCCGTGGTGGACCGTCACGCCCAGGACTTCGTGGCCCTGACCCTGGACCTGACGGGTGGCCGGGGTGCCGACGTGATTCTGGATTCGGTGGGCGGCGAGACCGCCGAACGCGGCCTGGGCTGCCTCGCCCGTTTTGGCCGGCTGGTGACTTACGGGCACGCAGGCGGGCGCCCCGGCCTGATCCCCACCGCGCCCCTGCACCGCGAGGGTCGGTCGGTGATCGGGTATTCCGGCGGCACCCTGCGCCAGCACCGCCCCGGGCAGGCCCGGCAGACCGCGCAGGCGGCCCTGGAGGCCCTGGCACGGGGTGAGGTGCAGGTGCACAGTCCCCTGGCGCTGCCGCTGGCCCAGGCGTCTGGCGCCCACCAGCAGGTGGAGGCTGGAGGGGTATGCGGCCGGGTCACCCTGCTGCCTTAA
- a CDS encoding winged helix-turn-helix transcriptional regulator, whose product MSMEHTGFCPVYRAIGVLQEKWVLHIVRALLNGEKGFNELARAVGGCNSATLTQRLEHLEHLSLIHKRTEDSHGKLARSVYSLTPAGLELQSVIDAIGSWAQSHLQEPGTPVEPTPC is encoded by the coding sequence ATGAGCATGGAACACACTGGTTTTTGCCCGGTCTACCGGGCCATCGGGGTGTTGCAGGAAAAATGGGTGCTGCATATCGTGCGGGCCCTGCTGAATGGTGAAAAGGGCTTTAACGAACTTGCCCGGGCTGTTGGCGGCTGCAACAGCGCCACCCTGACCCAGCGCCTGGAGCACTTGGAGCACCTCAGCCTGATTCACAAGCGGACCGAGGACAGCCACGGCAAGCTGGCCCGCAGCGTCTACAGCCTCACGCCGGCTGGCCTGGAACTGCAAAGCGTCATTGACGCCATTGGGTCCTGGGCGCAGTCTCACCTGCAAGAGCCGGGCACCCCGGTCGAGCCCACGCCCTGCTGA
- a CDS encoding MFS transporter produces MTPRAHLRHTSFRWLWLGQAVTVLGDRALGVALPYAVYQQTGSLRATALLALAGYLPGLLFGSLAGVLADRWDGRRVLVVTQLLQGAVILLLLGAGPERLWLATAVMFAELTLSLLALPASAALLPRLVGETHLARATARLAVATTTARLLGPVLGGVLAAQAGMPGVVVLDAASFFLAALLFSRLPRARQAAQGAAAPESLLGTWRAMGREWRAGLQVIARRRVIGTLFVTLGLTSLGGTLVDPYYMGFVQGALHASAAQVGLLSAVIGAGTLAGSLLSTWAAERFDLRRLVALGTLLVGGLMLAMYQQTQVPPVLVLGALLGLPMVVANVAASTLLQLATPPDYRGRVYGALGTTTALVGVAATGSAALIGSRVDAVPMLTVAAALTLLAGVAALTLPAPQPRPQEVAQA; encoded by the coding sequence ATGACACCTCGGGCGCACCTGCGGCACACCTCTTTTCGCTGGCTCTGGCTGGGACAGGCCGTTACAGTGCTGGGCGACCGGGCGCTGGGGGTGGCGCTGCCCTACGCGGTGTATCAGCAGACCGGCTCGCTGCGGGCCACGGCGCTGCTGGCGCTGGCCGGCTACTTGCCGGGTCTGCTGTTCGGTTCGCTGGCCGGGGTGCTGGCCGACCGCTGGGACGGGCGCCGGGTATTGGTGGTCACGCAACTGCTGCAGGGCGCCGTGATTCTGCTGCTCCTGGGCGCCGGCCCCGAGCGGCTCTGGCTGGCCACGGCGGTCATGTTCGCGGAACTGACCCTGAGCCTGCTGGCCCTGCCCGCCAGCGCCGCGCTGCTGCCCCGGCTGGTGGGCGAAACGCACCTGGCCCGGGCCACGGCTCGGCTGGCGGTGGCCACCACCACCGCGCGGCTGCTGGGGCCGGTGCTGGGCGGGGTGCTGGCCGCGCAGGCAGGCATGCCCGGCGTGGTCGTGCTGGACGCCGCCAGCTTCTTTCTCGCCGCCCTGCTGTTCAGCCGCCTGCCCCGCGCCCGGCAGGCTGCACAGGGGGCAGCGGCCCCGGAATCCCTGCTGGGCACCTGGCGGGCCATGGGCCGCGAATGGCGCGCCGGCCTGCAGGTGATCGCGCGCCGGCGCGTGATTGGCACGCTGTTCGTGACCCTGGGCCTGACCAGTCTGGGCGGCACCCTGGTGGACCCCTACTACATGGGATTCGTGCAGGGCGCCCTGCACGCCAGCGCCGCGCAGGTGGGACTGCTCAGCGCCGTGATTGGCGCCGGCACCCTGGCCGGCAGCCTGCTGTCCACCTGGGCCGCCGAACGGTTCGATCTGCGGCGGCTGGTGGCCCTGGGCACCCTGCTGGTGGGCGGCCTGATGCTGGCGATGTACCAGCAGACCCAGGTGCCCCCCGTGCTGGTGCTGGGCGCCCTGCTGGGCCTGCCCATGGTGGTGGCGAACGTGGCGGCCTCTACCCTGCTGCAACTGGCCACGCCCCCCGACTACCGGGGCCGGGTATACGGGGCCCTGGGGACCACCACCGCGCTGGTGGGCGTGGCCGCCACCGGCAGCGCGGCCCTGATCGGCAGCCGGGTGGACGCCGTGCCCATGCTGACCGTGGCCGCGGCCCTGACCCTGCTGGCTGGGGTGGCCGCCCTGACCTTGCCGGCCCCCCAGCCCCGGCCGCAGGAGGTGGCCCAGGCCTGA
- a CDS encoding nitroreductase family protein: protein MTATATKPLTVTEAIETRRSIRKYVQEPMNQDDLREILRLASLAPSAWNAQTWRFAVVQDPAVKAQLQEAAYGQGQVTNAPAVIVVYSDMEDTLQTVEDTAHPGMGEQGRTGQRTTFDRVFGSQDVAQRGQWGLSQANIAFGFLMLAARGLGYDTVPMLGFQPDKVKAILGLPEHVQFAGLLPIGKRAEEGFPHHRHSVERLTKFY from the coding sequence ATGACCGCCACTGCCACCAAACCCCTGACTGTCACCGAAGCCATTGAAACCCGGCGCAGCATCCGCAAGTACGTGCAGGAGCCCATGAACCAGGATGACCTGCGCGAAATCCTGCGTCTTGCCAGCCTCGCACCCAGCGCCTGGAACGCTCAGACGTGGCGCTTTGCCGTGGTGCAGGACCCCGCCGTCAAGGCGCAGCTGCAGGAGGCCGCCTACGGCCAGGGCCAGGTAACGAACGCGCCCGCCGTGATCGTGGTGTACAGCGACATGGAAGACACCCTGCAGACTGTGGAAGACACCGCCCACCCCGGCATGGGCGAGCAGGGCCGCACCGGCCAGCGCACCACCTTTGACCGCGTGTTCGGCAGCCAGGACGTGGCCCAGCGCGGCCAGTGGGGGCTGTCGCAGGCCAACATCGCCTTCGGGTTCCTGATGCTCGCGGCCCGTGGCCTGGGGTACGACACGGTGCCCATGCTGGGCTTCCAGCCCGACAAGGTCAAGGCCATCCTGGGCCTGCCCGAGCACGTGCAGTTTGCGGGCCTGCTCCCCATCGGCAAGCGCGCCGAGGAAGGCTTCCCCCACCACCGCCACAGCGTTGAGCGCCTGACCAAGTTTTACTGA
- a CDS encoding ArsR/SmtB family transcription factor — translation MTGPDSPSPAGAPTQPSLWQRLDDPAAARVLADAYTRQFFEPFIWRERRVGDVARELGVSKTAVLYRVRQFLRLGLLEVTRTEPRAGRAIRYYRATSRGYFVPFAATSAESIAALYEASLDNARRSVLQALTHAWSQLAEDPRWFGLYTYGDETGLKSHALLPYRPAECPAEAHLGPAPQAFLDPLLAEGSPAIWDNTTTLKLSAAEAKALQRELHALQRRYSGRKAPGQTPYLLRLTLTPNLPPEDAGP, via the coding sequence ATGACAGGCCCAGATTCACCCAGCCCCGCCGGGGCGCCGACCCAGCCTTCGCTGTGGCAGCGCCTGGACGACCCGGCGGCGGCGCGGGTGCTGGCCGACGCCTACACCCGGCAGTTTTTCGAGCCGTTTATCTGGCGCGAGCGGCGGGTGGGTGACGTGGCGCGGGAGCTGGGGGTCAGTAAGACAGCGGTGCTGTACCGGGTGCGGCAGTTCCTGCGGCTGGGGCTTCTGGAAGTCACGCGCACCGAGCCGCGCGCCGGGCGGGCCATCCGGTATTACCGCGCCACCTCGCGGGGCTATTTCGTGCCATTTGCCGCCACCTCGGCTGAGTCCATTGCGGCCCTGTACGAGGCCTCGCTGGACAATGCGCGCCGCTCGGTGCTGCAGGCCCTGACCCACGCCTGGAGCCAGCTGGCCGAGGACCCCCGCTGGTTCGGGCTGTACACCTACGGCGACGAAACCGGCCTGAAAAGCCACGCCCTGCTGCCCTACCGCCCAGCCGAATGCCCAGCCGAAGCCCACCTGGGACCGGCCCCACAGGCTTTTCTGGACCCGTTGCTGGCCGAGGGCAGCCCGGCCATCTGGGACAACACCACCACCCTCAAGCTGTCGGCCGCCGAGGCCAAGGCCCTGCAGCGCGAACTGCATGCCTTGCAGCGCCGGTACAGTGGACGCAAGGCCCCGGGGCAAACCCCCTACCTGCTGCGCCTGACCCTGACGCCCAACCTGCCCCCGGAGGATGCAGGCCCGTAG